From a region of the Phaseolus vulgaris cultivar G19833 chromosome 6, P. vulgaris v2.0, whole genome shotgun sequence genome:
- the LOC137832431 gene encoding GDSL esterase/lipase At1g29670-like gives MAIKTKALLVLLVATCMQYFANGEQQVPCFFIFGDSLSDNGNNNNLQTQAKSNYNPYGIDFPNGPTGRFSNGRVTVDFLAELLGFKEPVPPYANTSGSDILKGVNYASGAAGILLESGKRLGDNIHLEKQLRNHRVIYSRIVRKLGGSRKAKEYLNKCLYYVNIGSNDYINNFFLPDLYTSSRIFTLEQYTNRLIRRLSENIKELHESGARKVVLVGLGALGCIPRFTSRNGSCVDEFNEAAFLFSNKLNSEVNTLNNKFTDSSFIFINSSSALDLEKFGFTVADTPCCRTREDGQCVRNETPCPNRNEYVFYDEFHITEAVHRLIAIGSYDQIKPLVQHSTNPPLQ, from the exons ATGGCAATTAAGACTAAGGCATTGTTGGTTCTACTGGTTGCAACTTGCATGCAATATTTTGCGAATGGAGAACAGCAAGTGCCTTGCTTTTTCATCTTTGGGGACTCTTTATCTGACAATGGAAATAACAACAACCTTCAAACACAAGCAAAAAGCAATTACAATCCATATGGCATCGACTTCCCAAATGGCCCTACTGGAAGATTTTCCAATGGACGAGTCACAGTTGACTTCCTTG CCGAACTTCTTGGATTCAAAGAACCTGTGCCACCCTATGCAAACACTAGTGGCTCAGACATACTTAAGGGTGTGAATTATGCATCCGGAGCAGCTGGGATTCTCCTTGAGTCTGGAAAACGTCta GGTGACAATATCCATTTGGAAAAACAGCTGAGAAATCACCGAGTGATATATTCGAGAATCGTGAGGAAACTTGGAGGTTCTAGGAAAGCTAAAGAGTACCTTAACAAGTGCTTGTATTACGTTAATATAGGCAGCAATGATTACATAAACAATTTCTTCCTTCCCGATCTTTACACATCAAGCCGCATCTTTACCCTTGAGCAATATACCAACCGTCTTATAAGGAGGTTATCTGAAAATATCAAG GAACTGCATGAGAGTGGGGCAAGAAAAGTGGTGTTAGTTGGGTTGGGTGCTTTAGGGTGCATTCCAAGATTCACATCTAGGAATGGAAGTTGTGTTGACGAGTTCAATGAAGCTGCCTTCCTGTTCAGCAACAAGCTCAATTCTGAAGTCAACACATTGAATAACAAGTTCACTGATTCCAGTTTCATCTTCATAAACAGCTCCAGCGCCCTTGACCTTGAGAAATTTG GCTTCACTGTTGCCGATACTCCTTGCTGCCGTACCAGAGAAGATGGACAGTGTGTTCGTAATGAAACACCATGCCCGAATAGAAACGAGTATGTGTTTTACGATGAATTCCATATCACAGAGGCCGTGCACCGACTCATTGCAATAGGTTCATATGACCAAATCAAGCCTCTTGTTCAACACTCAACCAATCCTCCACTTCAATAA
- the LOC137832432 gene encoding GDSL esterase/lipase At1g29670-like, with the protein MACETNTWLVMFFVFMAVNCMQCVLGVSQVPCLFIFGDSMSDSGNNNELPTTTKSNYRPYGVDFPFGPTGRFTDGRTEIDIITQFLGFENFIPPFANTGGSDILKGVNYASGGSGIRIETGSHSGAAISLGLQIANHRVIVSEIATRLGSPELARQYLEKCLYYVNIGSNDYMANYFLPQFYPSSSMYSLEEYTQALITDLSLYLQAIQEVGARKFAVAGLGLIGCTPGIVSSYGTNESCVEEQNFAAFNFNNKLKVLVDQFNNGFAAISKFIFMDTQALAIHLRAKNYFLVPETPCCQTSLSGLCIPGEMPCSNRNDYVFWDAFHTSEQWNLLNAVTNYNSTSTSAFTYPMDIKHLVDYGIKMELKLNNDSTSQPTATE; encoded by the exons ATGGCTTGTGAAACCAACACATGGTTGgttatgttttttgttttcatgGCTGTAAACTGCATGCAATGTGTCCTTGGGGTGTCCCAAGTGCCTTGTCTTTTCATCTTCGGGGACTCCATGTCTGATAGTGGAAACAACAATGAACTTCCAACCACTACAAAATCTAATTACAGACCTTATGGTGTGGACTTTCCATTTGGACCAACTGGAAGATTTACCGATGGCCGAACAGAAATTGACATAATCA CTCAGTTTCTGGGATTTGAGAATTTCATACCACCCTTTGCAAACACTGGTGGATCAGACATACTCAAAGGTGTGAACTATGCATCAGGTGGATCTGGAATACGCATTGAAACCGGCTCGCATTCG GGTGCTGCTATCAGCTTGGGATTACAGATAGCAAATCATAGAGTCATAGTTTCTGAAATTGCTACCAGACTTGGAAGTCCTGAGTTGGCTCGACAATACCTTGAAAAGTGCTTGTATTATGTGAACATAGGTAGCAATGATTACATGGCCAATTACTTCCTTCCCCAGTTCTACCCATCAAGCAGCATGTATAGCCTTGAGGAGTATACACAAGCTCTGATTACAGACTTATCTCTGTATTTACAG GCTATACAAGAAGTTGGAGCGAGAAAATTTGCGGTGGCAGGCTTGGGTCTTATAGGATGCACTCCTGGTATCGTGAGTTCATATGGGACAAATGAATCTTGTGTTGAAGAGCAGAATTTTGCTGCATTCAATTTTAATAACAAGCTTAAAGTTCTGGTGGATCAATTCAATAACGGATTCGCTGCAATTTCAAAGTTCATCTTTATGGACACTCAAGCATTGGCCATTCACCTTCGTGCTAAAAATT ATTTTCTGGTTCCGGAGACTCCTTGCTGCCAAACATCGTTATCAGGGCTGTGTATTCCTGGGGAAATGCCGTGCAGTAATAGGAATGATTATGTGTTTTGGGATGCATTTCACACCAGTGAGCAATGGAACCTACTCAATGCAGTAACAAATTATAATTCTACCTCTACTTCAGCCTTCACTTATCCAATGGATATCAAGCACCTTGTTGACTATGGAATTAAAATGGAATTGAAGCTCAATAATGACTCCACTTCACAACCTACTGCCACTGAATAA
- the LOC137832433 gene encoding GDSL esterase/lipase At1g29670-like has translation MACGTNIWLVMLLFLAANYIQHGVHGVSQVPCLFILGDSLSDSGNNNELPTSAKSNYKPYGIDFPTGPTGRFTNGRTEIDIITQLLGFDNFIPPFANTSGSDILRGVNYASGGAGIRNETGSHSGGSISLGLQLANHRVIVSEIATRLGNPDLARQYLEKCLYYVNIGSNDYMGNYFNPQFYPTSRIYSLEQYAQALIEELSLNLVALHDLGARKYVLNELGLFGCTPGVMHFHGTNGSCVEEQNAAAFDFNNKLKSLVDQFNNRFSANSKFIMITAPKALDNAHGFLVSDAACCPLGCNPDQKPCNNRSDYVFWDEVHPTEAWNLLNAISAYDSMIDPAFIYPMDIKHLVDWEIERVLEFTNETTPQLSSTE, from the exons ATGGCTTGTGGAACAAACATATGGTTGGTTATGCTTCTTTTCTTGGCTGCTAACTACATTCAACATGGTGTCCATGGGGTGTCCCAAGTCCCTTGCCTTTTTATCCTTGGGGACTCTTTATCTGATAGTGGAAACAACAATGAACTTCCAACCTCTGCAAAATCTAATTACAAACCTTATGGCATCGACTTCCCCACTGGCCCAACTGGAAGATTTACCAATGGCCGAACAGAAATTGACATAATCA CTCAGCTTCTGGGATTTGATAATTTCATCCCACCCTTTGCAAACACCAGTGGTTCAGACATACTTAGAGGTGTGAACTATGCATCTGGTGGGGCTGGAATACGCAATGAAACCGGATCACATTCA GGCGGTTCTATCAGCTTGGGATTACAGTTAGCAAATCACAGAGTCATAGTTTCTGAAATTGCAACCAGACTTGGAAATCCAGACTTAGCTCGACAATATCTTGAAAAATGCCTGTATTATGTGAACATAGGCAGCAATGATTACATGGGAAACTACTTCAATCCTCAGTTCTACCCAACAAGCCGAATTTATAGCCTTGAGCAGTATGCACAAGCTCTAATTGAAGAGTTATCTCTGAATTTAGTG GCTTTACATGACCTTGGAGCAAGAAAGTATGTGTTGAATGAGTTAGGCCTTTTTGGATGCACTCCAGGTGTGATGCACTTTCATGGGACAAATGGATCTTGTGTTGAAGAGCAGAATGCTGCTGCATTCGATTTCAATAACAAGCTTAAAAGTCTTGTGGATCAATTCAATAACAGGTTCTCTGCTAATTCCAAATTCATCATGATAACGGCACCAAAGGCCCTTGACAATGCACATG GGTTTTTGGTTTCTGATGCTGCATGCTGCCCATTGGGGTGTAATCCTGATCAAAAGCCGTGCAACAATAGGAGTGATTATGTGTTTTGGGATGAAGTCCATCCCACTGAGGCATGGAACCTACTCAATGCCATATCAGCTTATGATTCTATGATTGATCCAGCCTTCATTTATCCAATGGATATCAAGCACCTTGTTGACTGGGAAATTGAGAGGGTATTGGAGTTTACAAATGAGACCACTCCACAGCTCAGTTCCACTGAATAA